Sequence from the Pradoshia eiseniae genome:
GCCCGATACAATATCGGACTCATTCTATGCGAGCTGCTTAAGGAAATAACTGTGTCTAACTTTTTGGGGTCACTTCAACACAGCCCTTTCTTAATTTTTACCACCCTATAGTATTTTCCGTTGTTTGATAAACCCGTATATGATTGGGATTGTCACACTCACTATCAGGATAGGCAGAAACCATTTCCCAAACGGGCTCCCCCAATCAAGTGCAACCGCAATCGATTCAAAAGAAATCAAAGCAAAGATAATGAAAATAATATTTTTTAGTTGATTCGTCAGCTTTCTGCTGGCCAAATAAAACTCTCTGGCATTCTCTTTATTCAAGCGCTCAGGATAATTATGTATATGGGGAAACCTTTCAATGACTTGCATTAACCCTCCTACCAAGGCGCCAATAACCGGCAAAATAAGCAGCTCTGTCTTTGAGCCCCAGCGATCCACCTCACCCAAAGCATTGTAATGCGCTGGAACCTTATCCGGCAGCGAATTCCACATGAAAATCATAAGGGCTATAGAGCCAAAATAAACTGTGTATCCAATTACATCCCCTATCTTTTCACTCTTTGTTTTTTCAATTTTTAATTTAGGTCTCTCCCATGAACTCGAGATCTCACTTCCCCCCTCTCCCTTTTGCTTAACACCAAAATGTATCTCTATTATTTATTCGATACCTTTTTTTAGAATTCCTTTTTTCGATTAATATAGATAAGATGTACTTTTTGTATCTAAAGCTCAGTACGGATGTATGTCGGACATCCCTGCCTTCCCTCACATGCCTTCTTACAAA
This genomic interval carries:
- a CDS encoding DUF1648 domain-containing protein; the encoded protein is MSSSWERPKLKIEKTKSEKIGDVIGYTVYFGSIALMIFMWNSLPDKVPAHYNALGEVDRWGSKTELLILPVIGALVGGLMQVIERFPHIHNYPERLNKENAREFYLASRKLTNQLKNIIFIIFALISFESIAVALDWGSPFGKWFLPILIVSVTIPIIYGFIKQRKIL